The nucleotide window AAATACCTGCGTACAGGCTTGCGGCAAATGATGAAGCGAGGGTGTCGTTTTCTTGCACCTACTTTCATCAATCCGTGTTCGCCGTATTTTTTGTTCAGCGAGAATGTTTGCCACACAATGAGCGAAGCACCGCCAGCTCCGAGGAACAGGCAGACGTAATTACTTACGCCAGCCATATACAGTATCATCACGAAGATGAGCGTACCCAACAGACCACCAGCGAAGATGAAAAGATACTGTGCCTTTAAGCCCCTGAACTCAACCGTCCTGCCAATGCCTTTGTTAATGTTGTAACTATTCATAAGGCAGAGGATTTACAGGAAGAATGAACGTAGGATTGTAGCCGCCACAATCAGGAAGATACAAGCACCAAACCAGCTTGCTGCCGTCTTACTCGTATCAGGGTCGCCCGAACTAAATTTGTTATACACTTTCACGCCCCCGATTAACCCGACGACCGCCCCAATCGCATAAATCAATTGGGTAGCTGGGTCAAAGTAGGACGTTACCATTTGGGTAGCTTCGTTGATACCTGCCGACCCGTTTCCCTGTGCGAACGCACCAATTCCTGACAGCATCGCCACGGCTGCCAGCAAAACTTTTTTTCTCTGTTTTTCCATTTTTGAAAAAGATTAATTTGTTACTGTTATCCCGTACCTTACGGGCTTACGGCACAAATGTCTAATGGAAATGGAGGCGGTCTTTTAAAGTGGCAGTCAAAGGAAGTGTTTGGCGTTCAATGGCATAATGTTGGCTTAAATTATCTACTCATTAAAAGTATTTTTGTAAATTTGAACTTTTTAGACAAGTCGTAAAAAATCAAAATGGCATTTGGAAAACATATAAAAGAATT belongs to Chryseobacterium gleum and includes:
- a CDS encoding DUF4133 domain-containing protein gives rise to the protein MNSYNINKGIGRTVEFRGLKAQYLFIFAGGLLGTLIFVMILYMAGVSNYVCLFLGAGGASLIVWQTFSLNKKYGEHGLMKVGARKRHPRFIICRKPVRRYLKFTPKPKAV
- a CDS encoding DUF4134 domain-containing protein; amino-acid sequence: MEKQRKKVLLAAVAMLSGIGAFAQGNGSAGINEATQMVTSYFDPATQLIYAIGAVVGLIGGVKVYNKFSSGDPDTSKTAASWFGACIFLIVAATILRSFFL